The following proteins are co-located in the Sardina pilchardus chromosome 24, fSarPil1.1, whole genome shotgun sequence genome:
- the ncdn gene encoding neurochondrin, giving the protein MVMDESGSTSVDGADEMKALPAASDLSPDQKEILERCLHALTHAKNDSQTLAALLLITRVCPASQLDRVTLRRVFEAVGLNLPARLLVTAVRGDTSSGLPAQDLLSLGSALLAALSTDPDMAQHQQMLSTLPMLLGLLSDGPAWTPQKQRTPQTSQQKETGAPPSACNGDHSAQSSQPSPPEVAGEESGGQTSPCSAVLLNEALASDCYQVLEAVSVVPGGPERLLTRGAVPALCRAIGQTQTLSGQRGRPLLGLLLSQLGLQAWQRHSAQLGGMLEGLSREFCQAKEHERLELCAELVQFLPPQEGLLESGEVRKLAVELWAAVRPLAQSKLSTRQLGPVLVLSACLLDLCGWDCVGPPRFCCLLVNRACVEVRMGLEEPPGTDMSLDLQHWLTACYRIMEAAMEQACSQGLDDSSDQPQTSLPGLSLQQTRQVLGILEEAFSAVIFYLKQVDQSRHGDPFVFATFRCLCAWLAEETSCLKEEVTSLLPFLIGFSRDHLQGGGDLRDLSSWMADMSLGPGSQKNKWTGEHALRYLLPALCHLTAEEGPRQVLLSLDLLSLLIGLLQRGWEGLQKQEGKAQTRDPALETACSTLLNIAVTEPDKVRKDPSFSELQKLLDEALPLLLHKPRLLVLAANFCTLGLMLGRTKVTPSDLTDPGERRFFNAALRFLLGALGSARGSPPGSVAAAWEEAWDEVGELWRLSMQALGACFRGRPGLTALVREQGWLANVLSTLGIKGSRTDAPTVEALQEALCALAQMCPACRKEIGEELKGAQASCLKDMKQLRRAIAQ; this is encoded by the exons ATGGTAATGGATGAATCCGGGAGCACTAGTGTTGACGGAGCAGACGAGATGAAGGCACTCCCAGCGGCGTCCGATCTCTCTCCAGATCAGAAGGAGATACTGGAAAGATGTCTTCATGCGCTTACCCATGCCAAGAATGACAGCCAGACATTAGCTGCCCTTCTCCTG ATCACCCGTGTGTGTCCAGCAAGTCAATTAGACCGTGTGACACTGCGACGTGTATTTGAAGCAGTGGGCCTGAACCTGCCTGCCCGTCTCCTGGTGACGGCTGTAAGAGGGGACACTAGCTCTGGTCTGCCCGCTCAGGACCTACTCTCTCTGGGCTCGGCTCTGCTGGCTGCCTTGAGCACCGACCCTGACATGGCACAGCACCAACAGATGCTCAGCACCTTGCCGATGCTCCTGGGCCTGCTGTCGGATGGGCCTGCCTGGACGCCACAAAAACAGCGCACCCCCCAAACCAGCCAGCAGAAAGAGACCGGGGCGCCCCCAAGCGCGTGCAACGGTGACCACAGTGCACAATCATCTCAGCCCTCCCCACCGGAGGTTGCTGGAGAAGAATCTGGCGGTCAGACATCTCCTTGCTCGGCAGTTCTCCTCAACGAGGCGCTGGCTTCAGACTGCTACCAAGTTCTAGAGGCGGTGTCGGTGGTACCGGGCGGACCGGAGAGGCTGTTGACCCGCGGGGCGGTACCGGCGCTGTGCCGGGCCATCGGACAGACCCAAACCCTCAGCGGCCAGAGAGGCCGTCCCTTGCTCGGACTTCTGCTCTCACAGCTCGGCCTGCAGGCCTGGCAGAGGCACTCGGCCCAGCTGGGGGGGATGCTGGAAGGGTTGAGCCGTGAATTTTGCCAGGCCAAAGAGCACGAGCGGCTGGAGCTGTGCGCTGAGCTGGTGCAGTTCCTGCCACCACAGGAAGGGCTGCTGGAGAGCGGGGAGGTGAGGAAGCTGGCCGTAGAGCTCTGGGCTGCCGTGAGGCCGCTGGCTCAGTCCAAACTGAGCACTCGCCAGCTGGGTCCGGTGCTGGTGCTCTCGGCCTGCCTGCTGGACCTGTGTGGCTGGGACTGCGTCGGGCCTCCCCGGTTCTGCTGTCTGCTGGTGAATCGGGCCTGCGTTGAGGTGCGGATGGGTCTGGAGGAGCCGCCCGGAACCGACATGTCCCTGGACCTCCAGCATTGGCTCACTGCGTGCTATCGCATCATGGAGGCGGCAATGGAGCAGGCCTGCAGCCAGGGACTCGACGACAGCTCTGACCAGCCACAGACCTCTCTCCCTGGGCTTAGCCTGCAGCAGACCAGGCAGGTGCTGGGCATCCTCGAGGAAGCCTTTTCTGCAGTCATCTTCTACCTGAAACAG GTCGACCAGAGTCGCCATGGCGACCCCTTCGTCTTTGCCACCTTTCGCTGTCTGTGTGCCTGGCTGGCAGAAGAGACGTCCTGTCTGAAAGAAGAGGTGACCTCACTGCTGCCTTTCCTGATTGGATTCTCCCGGGATCACCTGCAGGGAGGCGGGGATTTGAGGGACCTGTCCAGCTGGATGGCAGATATGTCATTGGGCCCAGGGtcacaaaaaaacaagtggACAGGAGAACATGCTCTCAG ATATCTGCTCCCTGCCCTGTGCCACCTGACCGCTGAGGAGGGCCCTCggcaggtgctgctgtctctggACTTGCTCTCTCTGCTGATTGGCCTCCTCCAGAGGGGATGGGAGGGTCTTCAGAAGCAGGAAGGCAAGGCCCAAACACGAGACCCTGCCCTGGAGACGGCCTGCTCCACTCTACTCAACATTGCCGTCACAGAGCCGGACAAAGTCAG GAAAGACCCGTCATTCTCAGAGCTACAGAAGCTTTTAGATGAGGCACTTCCTCTTCTCCTGCATAAGCCACGCCTCCTTGTTCTAGCAGCCAATTTCTGTACACTTGGACTCATGTTGGGTAGAACAAAAGTGACACCCTCTG ACCTGACGGATCCGGGTGAACGGCGGTTCTTCAACGCGGCACTGCGGTTCCTACTTGGTGCTCTGGGTTCTGCGCGTGGTTCTCCGCCCGGATCTGTGGCTGCTGCGTGGGAGGAGGCATGGGACGAGGTGGGGGAGCTGTGGAGACTCAGCATGCAGGCCCTGGGCGCGTGCTTTAGGGGTCGCCCTGGACTCACGGCACTGGTCAGGGAACAGGGCTGGCTGGCCAACGTCCTATCCACACTCGGCATTAAAGGGAGCCGGACGGATGCACCGACAGTGGAAGCCCTGCAGGAGGCGCTGTGTGCTCTGGCTCAGATGTGTCCTGCCTGCAGGAAGGAGATCGGAGAGGAGCTGAAAGGGGCACAGGCCAGCTGTCTGAAGGACATGAAACAGCTCAGGCGAGCAATAGCTCAATGA